The Algihabitans albus genome includes a window with the following:
- the accC gene encoding acetyl-CoA carboxylase biotin carboxylase subunit, translated as MFEKVLIANRGEIALRIHRACREMGIHTVAVHSTADADAMHVRLADESVCIGPPPSAKSYLNMPAILSAATITGADAIHPGIGFLSENATFAAMVEEHGFAFVGPEPEHIALMGDKVKAKEAARSLGIPVVPGSDGAIDDLGAVSEVAAAIGYPVLIKASAGGGGRGMKIAAAPEELVGQIQSARAEAKAAFGNDEVYLEKYLSKPRHIEVQLLADGQGGAIHLGERDCSIQRRHQKVIEEAPSPALNAAERQRIGEIAVAAMQKLGYRSAGTLEFLYEDGEFYFIEMNTRLQVEHPVSEMITGIDLVREQLRIANGQPLELTQDQVVFEGHAIECRINAEHPETFLPSPGRVTEYHAPGGLGVRVDSHLYGGYRVPPNYDSLVAKLIVQGRNRNECLMRLRRALEEMVVEGIDTNLPLHRRLISAADFIDGSYNIHWLEAWLESQAK; from the coding sequence GTGTTCGAAAAAGTTCTGATCGCAAATCGTGGCGAGATCGCCCTGCGCATCCACCGCGCCTGTCGCGAGATGGGCATTCATACCGTGGCGGTCCATTCCACTGCCGACGCCGACGCGATGCATGTACGTCTGGCGGATGAGTCGGTTTGCATCGGTCCGCCGCCGTCGGCCAAGAGTTATCTCAACATGCCGGCGATCCTCTCCGCCGCGACCATTACCGGAGCGGACGCCATCCACCCGGGTATCGGTTTCCTGTCGGAAAACGCGACCTTTGCGGCGATGGTCGAGGAGCATGGCTTCGCCTTCGTCGGTCCGGAGCCGGAGCATATCGCCTTGATGGGCGACAAGGTGAAAGCCAAGGAGGCGGCGCGGTCGCTCGGCATTCCCGTCGTGCCCGGGTCGGATGGTGCGATCGACGACCTGGGGGCGGTGAGCGAAGTTGCCGCCGCTATCGGCTACCCGGTGCTGATCAAGGCCTCGGCCGGCGGTGGCGGGCGCGGCATGAAAATCGCCGCGGCGCCGGAGGAGCTGGTGGGCCAGATCCAGTCGGCCCGCGCTGAGGCCAAGGCAGCCTTCGGCAATGACGAAGTCTATCTGGAAAAGTATCTGTCGAAGCCGCGCCACATCGAGGTGCAGTTGTTGGCCGACGGTCAAGGCGGCGCGATTCATCTGGGCGAGCGCGACTGCTCGATCCAGCGCCGCCATCAGAAGGTTATCGAGGAGGCACCGTCGCCTGCCCTCAATGCCGCAGAGCGGCAGCGCATCGGCGAGATCGCGGTCGCCGCGATGCAGAAGCTCGGCTACCGCTCCGCCGGGACGCTCGAATTCCTGTACGAAGACGGCGAGTTCTACTTCATCGAGATGAACACCCGCTTGCAGGTGGAGCATCCGGTGAGCGAGATGATTACCGGTATCGACCTGGTGCGCGAGCAGCTGCGCATCGCCAACGGGCAGCCGCTGGAGCTGACTCAGGATCAGGTCGTCTTCGAAGGCCATGCGATCGAATGCCGGATCAATGCCGAACACCCGGAGACCTTCCTGCCGTCTCCGGGGCGCGTGACGGAGTATCACGCGCCGGGCGGCCTTGGTGTTCGCGTGGATTCGCATCTCTACGGCGGCTATCGCGTGCCGCCGAACTACGACAGTCTCGTGGCCAAGCTCATCGTTCAGGGCCGCAACCGTAATGAATGCCTGATGCGCCTGCGCCGGGCCTTGGAGGAAATGGTCGTCGAGGGCATCGACACCAACTTGCCGCTGCACCGCCGTTTGATTTCGGCCGCCGACTTCATCGACGGCTCCTACAACATTCACTGGCTCGAAGCTTGGCTCGAAAGCCAGGCGAAATAG
- the accB gene encoding acetyl-CoA carboxylase biotin carboxyl carrier protein, protein MSKFPIDEEAIRKLAELLSETGLSEIEIEDDDRRLRVARQAAPLQTAVVPAGPPVAVKPVADEPAAGPHPGTVASPMVGTVYLAPEPGAGPFVQVGDQVREGQTLLIIEAMKVMNNMPSPRAGKVTAILVEDGTPVEFGEPLVVVE, encoded by the coding sequence GTGAGTAAGTTTCCCATCGACGAAGAGGCGATTCGCAAGCTGGCGGAGCTCCTGAGCGAGACCGGTCTCAGCGAGATCGAGATCGAGGATGACGACCGCCGGCTGCGCGTGGCCCGGCAGGCCGCACCCTTGCAGACCGCCGTAGTGCCTGCCGGCCCGCCCGTCGCCGTTAAACCGGTCGCCGATGAGCCTGCGGCCGGCCCTCATCCGGGCACCGTGGCTTCGCCGATGGTCGGAACGGTTTACTTGGCGCCGGAGCCTGGCGCTGGCCCGTTCGTGCAGGTCGGAGATCAGGTGCGCGAGGGCCAGACCTTGTTGATCATCGAAGCCATGAAGGTGATGAACAACATGCCTTCGCCGCGCGCCGGCAAGGTTACGGCCATCCTGGTCGAAGACGGCACGCCGGTCGAGTTCGGCGAGCCTCTGGTCGTCGTCGAGTAG
- the aroQ gene encoding type II 3-dehydroquinate dehydratase has translation MAAAPRVLLLNGPNLNMLGKREPEIYGRGTLSDLEADCRRRAGELGLGLECRQSNHEGALVDWIQEAPGQFEGLLLNPGALTHSSIALLDALQAVRLPTVEVHLSNIHRREAFRHHSYVSLAADGVIIGLGRRGYLLALEALAEILGSQVEV, from the coding sequence GTGGCCGCTGCGCCGCGGGTCCTGCTGCTGAACGGACCTAATCTCAACATGCTGGGTAAACGCGAGCCGGAGATCTACGGCCGCGGCACGCTGTCCGATCTGGAGGCGGACTGCCGGCGTCGAGCGGGCGAACTGGGGCTCGGTCTGGAATGCCGACAGTCGAATCACGAAGGCGCCTTGGTCGACTGGATTCAGGAAGCGCCCGGTCAGTTCGAAGGGCTGCTGCTCAATCCCGGCGCCTTGACCCACAGCTCGATCGCGCTGCTCGATGCACTGCAAGCAGTGCGTTTGCCGACCGTCGAGGTGCATCTCTCCAACATTCACCGCCGGGAGGCGTTCCGGCATCACAGCTATGTATCGTTGGCTGCCGACGGTGTGATCATCGGTCTGGGCCGGCGGGGCTACCTGCTGGCGCTCGAGGCGCTGGCCGAGATCCTCGGCAGCCAGGTGGAGGTCTGA
- a CDS encoding DsbA family protein: MAKAGSLVAGAVLAAMLLLPGGAVQAQDATLSDAEQAAVRALVRQTLMENPEILIEALQLYEQQQLQAEVERQGQALAAHRTALENDPTAPVIGNPDGDVVVVEFFDYNCPYCRRVAEPLRQAIEADGNLKVVMKEWPILGPESYFASRAALAAQEQGRYEDFHFALMERAGKLTQDQVLAIAEDLGLDMAQLQADMRSPDIDAALQRTYDLAEALGINGTPAFVVGEEILPGAVTMSRLQQAVAQAREGS; this comes from the coding sequence ATGGCGAAAGCCGGATCCTTGGTGGCTGGAGCTGTTTTGGCCGCCATGCTTCTGTTGCCTGGCGGTGCGGTGCAGGCGCAGGACGCCACACTGAGCGATGCGGAGCAGGCGGCCGTCCGCGCGCTGGTTCGCCAAACTCTGATGGAGAATCCGGAAATCCTGATCGAGGCGCTGCAGCTCTACGAGCAGCAGCAGCTTCAGGCCGAGGTGGAACGTCAAGGGCAGGCGCTCGCCGCCCACAGGACGGCGCTGGAAAACGATCCGACGGCTCCCGTGATCGGCAATCCCGATGGCGACGTCGTGGTGGTGGAGTTTTTCGACTACAACTGCCCCTATTGCCGCCGTGTGGCGGAACCTCTTCGCCAGGCGATCGAGGCCGACGGCAACCTCAAAGTGGTGATGAAGGAGTGGCCGATCCTGGGGCCCGAAAGCTACTTCGCCTCCCGTGCGGCGCTGGCCGCTCAGGAACAGGGGCGCTACGAAGATTTTCACTTCGCCCTGATGGAACGCGCCGGCAAGCTGACCCAGGATCAAGTCCTGGCCATTGCCGAGGACCTGGGTCTCGATATGGCGCAGCTGCAGGCCGATATGCGCAGTCCCGACATCGATGCGGCTCTGCAGCGAACCTACGATCTGGCCGAAGCTCTGGGCATCAACGGTACGCCCGCCTTCGTGGTGGGTGAGGAGATCCTGCCGGGGGCCGTCACCATGTCCCGTCTGCAGCAAGCCGTCGCCCAGGCGCGCGAAGGAAGCTAG
- a CDS encoding M48 family metalloprotease — translation MRHALRILQAFASDAAAEPSRVRRPTASLRLRAMALWLISLVFLSSGPLAAQQRGLQLIRDAEIENTIRIYATPLFQAAGLSPGAIDVYLIADDSLNAFVTQGGRMFLHTGFLMASETPLQTIGVIAHETGHLAAGHYIGRRDEIETAGITAAASSLLAILAGIATGDGRVAAAVSSGGQDIALRNLLSFTRGQEQAADQAAVEYLRGTNLSPEGLLDFFRILEDQEVLLSAQQDPYLRTHPLTADRISFLQQAVAASPYTGAQLPADVLERHQRMRAKLAGFLRTPQEVYHLFPKADESLPARYAHSISSFKQGFLDEALATLDDLIVERPNDPYFHELRGQMLLENQRVAEALPEYEKAVALLPRDPQLRLRLAQVQVELGFEETYRSALDNLTSVLAFEPNNATAWRLSAIAHGRLGNEGMTALSLAEYNYARSNWRDASGQAEKAKTLLDEGTSGWLRASDLAEVAGREAEQQRDRER, via the coding sequence ATGCGCCACGCGCTACGGATCCTCCAAGCCTTTGCCTCAGATGCCGCCGCCGAACCCTCGAGGGTTCGGCGGCCGACGGCATCGCTTCGCCTGCGGGCCATGGCGTTGTGGTTGATCTCGCTGGTTTTTCTGTCGAGCGGACCACTCGCCGCGCAGCAGCGTGGACTGCAGCTCATTCGCGACGCGGAAATCGAGAACACCATACGGATTTACGCCACTCCCTTGTTTCAGGCCGCTGGCCTCAGCCCCGGCGCCATCGACGTGTACTTGATCGCGGACGACTCCCTCAATGCCTTCGTCACCCAGGGCGGTCGTATGTTTCTGCATACCGGTTTCCTCATGGCCTCGGAAACGCCACTGCAGACGATCGGAGTGATCGCGCACGAGACCGGTCATTTGGCGGCTGGCCACTATATTGGACGGCGGGATGAGATCGAGACCGCGGGCATTACGGCTGCGGCCAGCAGCCTGCTGGCAATTCTGGCCGGCATCGCGACGGGGGACGGACGGGTCGCGGCGGCGGTCAGCAGCGGCGGTCAGGACATCGCGCTGCGCAACCTGCTGTCGTTCACGCGTGGGCAGGAACAGGCGGCCGACCAGGCGGCCGTCGAGTATCTGCGCGGTACTAACCTGAGTCCCGAAGGATTGCTCGACTTCTTTCGTATCCTCGAGGATCAGGAAGTCCTTCTGTCGGCGCAGCAGGACCCTTACCTGCGCACCCACCCGCTGACAGCCGACCGTATCTCCTTTCTACAGCAGGCGGTGGCTGCTTCGCCCTATACTGGGGCGCAGCTTCCGGCCGACGTGCTGGAGCGTCATCAGCGCATGCGGGCCAAGCTGGCCGGCTTTCTGCGGACACCGCAGGAAGTCTATCACCTCTTCCCCAAGGCAGATGAGAGCCTGCCGGCGCGCTATGCGCACTCGATCAGCAGCTTCAAGCAGGGATTTCTGGATGAGGCCTTGGCAACGCTCGATGATTTGATCGTCGAACGACCGAACGACCCCTACTTTCACGAGCTTCGTGGCCAGATGCTTCTGGAGAATCAGCGAGTCGCGGAAGCTCTGCCGGAGTACGAGAAAGCCGTCGCGCTTTTGCCGCGCGACCCGCAACTCCGCTTGCGACTCGCGCAGGTGCAGGTCGAACTGGGCTTCGAGGAGACCTATCGTTCCGCCCTCGACAATCTCACGTCAGTCCTGGCGTTCGAACCGAACAATGCGACCGCTTGGCGCCTGTCGGCTATCGCGCACGGGCGCCTCGGCAACGAAGGCATGACCGCGCTGTCGCTGGCCGAATACAACTACGCGCGCAGCAACTGGCGCGACGCCTCCGGCCAGGCGGAAAAGGCCAAGACCCTGTTGGACGAGGGAACCTCCGGCTGGTTGCGGGCATCGGATCTGGCCGAAGTGGCGGGGCGCGAAGCCGAGCAGCAACGCGATCGTGAGCGATAA
- a CDS encoding gamma-glutamyltransferase, with the protein MGRKARLRGAFAAGACSLLLAGCADDQQAGLLVSVEGFAGVVAADEPNATVVGRDVLGNNGSAADAAVAMAMTMAVTLPSRVGLGGGGACLVWSDEDGLADALLFPPVRAADGAVPPLLTRAMALLHARYGTLRWEELVAPAENFARFGFITSRAFARDVAAAQSRLAGDPQLAALFQDESGDWIEEGRRLRNPELSSVLGGVRAQGGGHLHRPSFARRYADAAAQAGVAMNPAEIRDARAEFLAPVEIPVGDSLLLLPPPRSSAGVAAGQMWRMLQQANWIDAAPARQARLTAEAGLKALAARRVWIGPDGLPIADPQVLVSGDSVREMVSAPLPPATSSAAPPFAAGFVTGDRRGNAVACSFTLNDLFGRGRLADGLGLVLPAAPVEASNNSVPLAVALIADPETGRLDEAVSASGGEAAFQHLVQVLQRMTEGQAEARAALDAPRLVWQGGRILAEPGIEAAEVTGTFGGVPLLRQSDGGLVNAFSCPMGLRQDDEAACTVATDPRGLGLAERAQ; encoded by the coding sequence TTGGGCAGGAAAGCCCGGCTTCGTGGCGCTTTTGCGGCAGGCGCCTGCAGCCTTCTGCTGGCCGGCTGTGCTGACGACCAGCAGGCCGGACTGCTGGTCTCGGTCGAAGGCTTTGCCGGGGTCGTCGCGGCCGATGAGCCCAATGCCACGGTGGTCGGACGCGACGTGCTCGGCAACAACGGCTCGGCCGCCGATGCCGCAGTGGCGATGGCCATGACCATGGCGGTGACCCTGCCGTCCCGCGTGGGGCTCGGCGGCGGCGGTGCCTGTCTGGTTTGGAGCGACGAAGACGGTCTGGCCGATGCCTTGTTGTTTCCACCGGTTCGCGCCGCCGACGGGGCGGTCCCGCCGCTCTTGACCCGCGCCATGGCGCTGCTACACGCGCGCTACGGCACCCTCCGCTGGGAGGAATTGGTCGCCCCAGCCGAGAACTTTGCACGATTCGGCTTCATCACCAGCCGGGCTTTCGCGCGCGACGTGGCGGCCGCGCAGAGCCGGCTGGCCGGCGATCCGCAGTTGGCCGCCCTATTCCAAGACGAGAGCGGAGACTGGATCGAGGAAGGTCGACGCCTGCGCAACCCCGAACTCTCCTCGGTGTTGGGCGGTGTGCGGGCCCAGGGCGGCGGCCACCTGCATCGCCCGAGCTTCGCGCGTCGCTACGCGGACGCTGCCGCGCAGGCCGGCGTCGCAATGAACCCGGCCGAAATCCGCGATGCCCGGGCAGAATTTCTGGCGCCGGTCGAGATCCCGGTAGGTGACAGCCTGTTGCTGCTTCCGCCGCCACGCAGCAGCGCCGGCGTCGCGGCCGGCCAGATGTGGCGGATGTTGCAGCAGGCGAACTGGATCGACGCGGCGCCCGCCCGCCAGGCGCGTTTGACCGCGGAAGCCGGATTGAAGGCGCTCGCCGCACGCCGGGTTTGGATCGGGCCGGACGGCCTGCCGATCGCCGACCCACAGGTCCTGGTCTCCGGAGACTCGGTCCGGGAGATGGTTTCGGCCCCCTTGCCACCGGCAACGAGCAGCGCTGCGCCCCCCTTCGCCGCCGGCTTCGTCACCGGCGACCGCAGAGGCAACGCCGTGGCCTGTAGCTTTACGCTGAACGACCTCTTCGGCCGTGGCCGACTGGCCGACGGACTGGGGCTCGTTTTGCCGGCGGCCCCGGTCGAGGCGAGCAACAACAGCGTACCGCTGGCAGTCGCGCTGATCGCCGATCCCGAAACCGGGCGGCTCGACGAAGCCGTCTCCGCCAGCGGGGGGGAGGCAGCCTTCCAACATCTCGTGCAGGTCCTGCAGCGCATGACCGAAGGCCAGGCCGAGGCGAGGGCCGCCCTCGACGCGCCACGTCTGGTCTGGCAAGGCGGCCGCATCCTGGCCGAGCCGGGGATCGAGGCGGCCGAGGTCACGGGCACCTTCGGTGGCGTACCGCTGTTGCGCCAGTCGGACGGCGGGTTGGTCAATGCCTTTAGCTGCCCGATGGGCCTGCGACAGGACGACGAAGCGGCCTGCACCGTCGCCACCGACCCGCGTGGTCTCGGCCTCGCAGAGCGCGCGCAGTAG
- a CDS encoding pyridoxal phosphate-dependent aminotransferase yields MKIAQRGRVSPFIVMDVVRAANARAAEGAEVLHLEVGQPATRAPQPVLDAAKLALEQSLIGYSDALGLPSLRQALAGHYARVNGVDPDPDRIAITPGSSGGFLLAFLAAFEPGDRVALAAPGYPAYRNILKALDIEPVLLETDLEHRYQPTPALLRQAGRLDGLIVASPSNPTGTVLDRDALKALVDYCAAEGIRLVSDEIYHGITYGDRATSALELTNEAIVINSFSKYFCMTGWRLGWMVLPEDLIRPVECLAQNFFVAAPTLSQYAAVAAFDCLSELDARVEAYAVNRALLLERLPHVGFEQLAPADGAFYLYADAGRLTNDSPALCARILQETGVALTPGVDFDPQRGHRFVRFSFAGSLDTMKTACDRLRTFAGSDG; encoded by the coding sequence CTGAAGATTGCGCAGCGAGGCCGCGTCTCTCCCTTCATCGTGATGGATGTGGTTCGCGCCGCCAATGCACGGGCGGCCGAAGGCGCGGAGGTGCTTCACCTTGAAGTCGGGCAACCCGCCACCAGGGCCCCCCAACCCGTTCTGGATGCCGCCAAGCTGGCGCTTGAACAGTCGCTGATCGGCTATTCCGATGCCCTCGGGTTACCGAGCCTCCGGCAAGCCCTTGCCGGACACTACGCCAGGGTCAACGGTGTCGATCCCGACCCGGACCGGATTGCCATCACACCGGGCTCGTCCGGCGGGTTCCTGCTGGCCTTTCTGGCCGCCTTCGAGCCCGGAGATAGGGTTGCACTTGCGGCACCGGGTTACCCCGCCTACCGCAACATCCTGAAGGCACTCGACATCGAACCGGTGCTGTTGGAAACAGACCTGGAGCACCGCTATCAGCCGACGCCCGCATTGCTGCGACAAGCCGGCCGGCTGGACGGCCTGATCGTCGCCAGTCCCTCGAACCCCACCGGCACGGTTCTCGACCGCGATGCGCTCAAGGCGCTGGTCGACTATTGTGCGGCCGAAGGCATCCGCCTGGTCTCCGACGAAATCTATCATGGCATCACCTACGGAGATCGCGCGACGTCGGCACTGGAACTGACGAACGAAGCCATCGTCATCAACTCCTTCTCCAAATACTTCTGCATGACCGGCTGGCGGTTGGGCTGGATGGTGCTTCCCGAAGACCTGATCCGGCCGGTCGAATGTCTGGCCCAGAACTTCTTCGTCGCGGCGCCGACGCTGTCGCAATATGCCGCCGTCGCAGCGTTCGACTGCCTGAGCGAGTTGGACGCGCGTGTCGAGGCCTATGCCGTCAATCGTGCCCTTCTGCTCGAGCGCCTGCCTCACGTCGGGTTCGAACAGCTGGCGCCGGCCGACGGTGCCTTCTATCTCTATGCGGATGCCGGACGCCTGACCAACGACAGTCCGGCGCTCTGTGCGCGCATCCTGCAAGAAACCGGTGTCGCTCTGACACCCGGCGTCGACTTCGACCCGCAACGCGGACATCGATTCGTCCGGTTTTCCTTCGCGGGCTCGCTGGATACCATGAAGACTGCCTGCGACCGCCTCCGGACCTTCGCCGGATCCGATGGATGA
- a CDS encoding head GIN domain-containing protein, whose amino-acid sequence MKLPPAVAVAAVLLSTPSEAGDNRPLSAFSELHVDTAITVTLICGERPGVQIESDTPAIGDSYIDLRVVEGSEGQSVAKLHFRRDFDRQIHPDQMRLLLTTDRPLRQVGATTGARLTLPACALDSEQLTLKVETQARVEISGETRRLFLTVESGGTLNALGGGRGFVPKRVRLHAGRNVRVGLCHAGGIEILHQAEDARVLTGC is encoded by the coding sequence ATGAAGCTGCCGCCGGCGGTCGCGGTCGCCGCGGTGCTTCTGTCGACACCGTCGGAAGCCGGGGACAACAGGCCGCTGTCTGCCTTCAGCGAGCTTCATGTCGACACAGCCATCACCGTGACTCTGATCTGTGGCGAACGACCCGGCGTGCAGATCGAAAGCGATACGCCCGCAATTGGAGACAGCTATATCGATCTGCGCGTGGTCGAGGGTTCGGAGGGCCAGAGCGTGGCGAAGCTGCACTTCAGGCGCGACTTCGACCGGCAGATCCATCCCGACCAGATGCGCCTGCTGCTGACGACCGACCGCCCTCTGCGGCAGGTCGGGGCAACGACTGGCGCGCGACTGACCCTGCCGGCCTGCGCCCTCGATAGCGAACAGCTGACACTGAAGGTCGAAACCCAGGCGCGGGTCGAGATTTCCGGCGAAACGCGGCGGCTCTTTCTGACTGTCGAGAGCGGCGGAACGTTAAATGCGCTCGGGGGCGGTCGGGGTTTCGTTCCGAAACGCGTCCGCCTCCATGCCGGCCGAAACGTCCGCGTGGGCCTCTGTCACGCCGGGGGGATCGAGATCCTGCACCAGGCCGAAGACGCGCGCGTCCTGACCGGCTGCTAG
- a CDS encoding Rne/Rng family ribonuclease, whose product MAKRMLIDATHPDETRVVVVANGKVEEFDYETAAKAQLKGNIYLAKVTKVEPSLQAAFVDYGGNRHGFLPFSEIHPDYYRIPIADREALLAEEEALRARSEGPVEEEGPGDSGEDALDEPSEDDAGLDAEAYDLDAVVADEGPDDADQDSVEQGSADTGRARAPVEEVETEGSVDTVGGDEVEEAARRRAKLMRRYKIQEVIKRKQVMLVQVTKEERGTKGAALTTYLSLAGRYCVLMPNTAKGGGISRKIANAVDRKRLKSVVGELLIPEGMAVIVRTAGAQRTKPEIRRDYEYLLRLWDDIRTNTLESTAPALIHEEANLIKRAIRDLYARDTEEILVEGDEGYKAAKAFMKMLMPSHARHVKHYTDPQIPLVYRYGVEQQLDLMHEPQVQLRSGGSIVINPTEALVAIDVNSGKATRERHIEETALKTNLEAADEVARQLRLRDFAGLIVIDFIDMEEPRHNREVERRLKEAMKADRARIQLGRISPFGLLELSRQRLRPSLFETETEVCKVCAGTGHRRSNNSASRLVLRALTEEAIKRGGGELTVTVPTSVALFLLNERRHAVQDLEQRYGVSIAVRADDTLLTPDYDLRRLTSEGAPPVQVPAREPITEASSEEEQADGGEERRSSGRRGRRGGRKRRSGSEDEVRASERTDEQSLEEAPETVEPAGADADAEEDEQDEARQAKRRRRGKRGGRRRSKARQVRDEQDGESENGTLEEPAGDAGDPDATDDPDTADDAVREAGGDVSAGEPPADAEPADEPVQEEKPKRRSRRPRRKPATAAESRSDVAAEERPVPDSLPEPVNSVESERVEPQPEPALASLSPATAEPEPEPVPAGQAERAKDAEPQQPESKRRGWWNRIVG is encoded by the coding sequence ATGGCAAAGCGTATGCTAATCGATGCCACCCACCCGGACGAGACTCGGGTGGTGGTGGTCGCCAACGGCAAGGTCGAAGAATTCGATTACGAAACTGCTGCTAAGGCGCAGCTCAAGGGCAACATCTATTTGGCGAAGGTCACTAAGGTCGAGCCTTCGCTTCAGGCCGCCTTCGTCGACTACGGTGGGAACCGCCATGGTTTCCTGCCGTTTAGCGAAATCCATCCGGACTACTACCGCATTCCGATCGCCGACCGCGAAGCGCTGTTGGCCGAGGAAGAAGCCCTGCGCGCCAGGTCCGAGGGCCCGGTCGAAGAGGAGGGGCCCGGAGACTCCGGAGAGGATGCGCTCGACGAGCCCAGCGAGGATGACGCCGGTCTGGATGCCGAAGCCTACGACCTAGACGCCGTTGTTGCCGATGAGGGCCCGGACGACGCTGACCAAGACTCCGTCGAACAAGGTTCGGCCGACACCGGCCGTGCCAGGGCTCCGGTCGAGGAGGTCGAAACCGAAGGCAGCGTCGACACCGTTGGCGGAGACGAGGTCGAGGAGGCCGCACGCCGCCGCGCCAAGTTGATGCGCCGCTACAAGATTCAGGAAGTCATCAAGCGCAAGCAGGTCATGCTGGTGCAGGTGACGAAGGAGGAGCGGGGCACCAAGGGTGCGGCGCTGACCACCTATCTTTCGTTGGCCGGCCGCTACTGCGTCCTGATGCCCAATACGGCCAAGGGCGGTGGCATTTCGCGCAAGATCGCCAATGCTGTCGACCGCAAGCGGCTGAAGTCGGTGGTCGGAGAGCTTCTGATTCCCGAGGGAATGGCGGTCATCGTACGAACGGCGGGAGCTCAGCGGACCAAGCCGGAAATCCGGCGCGACTACGAGTATCTGCTGCGTCTTTGGGACGACATCCGCACCAATACCTTGGAATCCACCGCCCCGGCTCTGATCCACGAGGAAGCCAACCTCATCAAGCGCGCGATCCGGGATCTCTACGCCCGCGATACGGAAGAGATCCTGGTCGAGGGCGACGAGGGCTATAAGGCCGCAAAAGCCTTCATGAAGATGCTCATGCCGAGCCACGCTCGCCATGTGAAGCACTACACGGATCCACAGATTCCCTTGGTCTATCGCTACGGCGTGGAGCAGCAACTCGACCTGATGCACGAGCCCCAGGTCCAGCTCAGGTCGGGCGGCTCTATCGTCATCAATCCGACCGAGGCACTGGTTGCGATCGATGTCAACTCCGGCAAGGCCACGCGGGAACGCCACATCGAGGAGACGGCGCTCAAGACCAATCTGGAAGCTGCCGACGAGGTGGCCCGGCAACTGCGTCTGCGCGACTTCGCCGGCCTTATCGTCATCGACTTCATCGATATGGAGGAGCCGCGGCACAATCGTGAGGTCGAGCGCCGCCTCAAGGAAGCGATGAAGGCCGACCGTGCGCGCATCCAGTTGGGCCGCATCAGTCCCTTCGGCTTGTTGGAGCTGTCACGCCAGCGGCTTCGCCCCAGCCTGTTCGAGACCGAGACGGAAGTCTGCAAGGTCTGCGCGGGTACCGGGCATCGCCGCTCGAACAACTCGGCCAGTCGGCTCGTACTGCGCGCGCTGACCGAGGAAGCGATCAAGCGCGGTGGCGGCGAGTTGACGGTGACCGTGCCGACGTCCGTCGCTCTCTTCTTGCTCAACGAGCGGCGCCATGCGGTTCAAGATCTTGAACAGCGCTACGGTGTGTCCATCGCCGTTCGGGCCGATGACACGCTGCTGACCCCGGACTACGATCTGCGGCGTCTGACCAGCGAGGGCGCACCGCCGGTTCAGGTCCCTGCCAGGGAGCCCATCACCGAGGCAAGCTCCGAGGAGGAGCAGGCCGATGGCGGCGAGGAGCGCCGTTCCTCCGGCCGTCGAGGGCGTCGGGGCGGGCGAAAGCGCCGCAGCGGTAGCGAGGATGAGGTCCGGGCCAGCGAGCGTACGGACGAGCAGAGCCTCGAGGAAGCGCCCGAAACCGTCGAGCCGGCGGGAGCGGACGCTGACGCGGAGGAAGACGAGCAGGACGAGGCTCGGCAAGCCAAGCGCCGCCGACGCGGCAAGCGTGGCGGCCGGCGCCGGTCCAAGGCCCGCCAAGTTCGTGACGAGCAGGATGGCGAGTCCGAGAACGGCACCCTTGAAGAACCGGCTGGCGACGCGGGTGATCCGGACGCGACCGATGACCCTGACACTGCGGATGACGCGGTGCGCGAGGCCGGAGGTGACGTGTCTGCCGGCGAACCGCCCGCCGATGCGGAACCGGCCGACGAGCCGGTACAGGAGGAGAAGCCGAAACGCCGGAGCCGGCGTCCGCGCCGCAAGCCGGCAACCGCGGCCGAGTCTCGGTCGGATGTCGCTGCCGAGGAGCGGCCCGTCCCGGACTCCTTGCCCGAGCCGGTCAACTCGGTAGAGAGCGAACGCGTAGAGCCGCAACCAGAGCCGGCGCTCGCATCCTTGTCGCCGGCAACGGCCGAGCCTGAACCCGAACCGGTTCCGGCCGGACAGGCTGAGCGCGCGAAAGACGCCGAGCCTCAGCAGCCGGAGTCGAAGCGGCGAGGTTGGTGGAACCGCATCGTCGGCTGA